The genomic region ATAATGGCAATACTATGTTTATCAAATAGTTTATCAGAGCTTAAGGAAAGAATGGGAAATATATTAATTGCTTATGATTTAGATGGAAACCCTGTTTATGCAAGACAGTTAGGTGTAGAAGGGGCAATGGCATTACTTATGAAGGATGCTATAAAACCAAATTTAGTTCAAACTTTAGAAAATACACCTGCAATAATTCATGGAGGGCCTTTTGCTAATATTGCTCACGGATGTAATTCTATTTTAGCTACTAAAATGGCTTTAAAACTTGGAGATATAGTAGTAACAGAAGCAGGTTTTGGAGCAGATTTAGGAGCAGAAAAATTTTTAGATATAAAGTGTAGATATGGAGATTTAAGTCCGGATTGTGTTGTAATTGTTGCAACAATAAGAGCATTAAAACATCATGGAGGAGTTTCCTTAGATGAATTAACTAGTTCTAATGTAGAAGCCTTAAAAAGAGGGATTTGTAATTTAGAAAAACAAATTGAAAACATAAAGAAATACAATGTACCAGTAGTTGTAGCAATTAATAAATTCTCTTCTGACAGTAGTGAGGAGATAGATTTTATAAAGAATTTCTGTAATAATATTGGAGTTAAAGCTGCTTTATGTGATGTTTGGAGCAAGGGTGGCGAAGGTGCTTTAGAGCTTGGTGAAGCAGTTTGTGATGTTATGGAAAATGAAGTAAGCAATTTTAAATTTTTATATGAAGTTGAAGATACAATAGAAAATAAAATATTAAAAATTGCACAAGAAATATATGGAGCAAAGGGAATTGTACTTACAGCTAATGCTAAAAAACAAATAAGTGACTTAGAGAGATTTAATTTAGATAAACTTCCTATATGTATGGCTAAAACTCAATACTCATTATCAGATAACCCTAAGCTATTAGGAAGACCAAAGGATTTTGAGATTACAGTCAGAGAAGTTAAGATATCAAATGGAGCAGGTTTTATAGTAGCTTTAAATGGTGACGTTATGACTATGCCAGGATTACCAAAAGTCCCTGCAGCAAATAAAATGGATGTAACAGAGGATGGAGAAATTACTGGGTTATTTTAATATATATTTGCTCATCCCTTGACAAATGATATTTAATTGCTAAAATTTAAAGTGTTAAATTTACTATAAGAAGTATATTTATAAGGGCAGCTTTTCAGGCTGCTTTTAATTGTATTAAGGTGGTGTCTGTATGATTTTACTAATAGATGTAGGGAATACTAATATTGTTTTAGGTTTATATAAAGAAAAAGAACAAATTCATGGATGGAGAATTTCTACAGATTTAAATAAAACATCTGATGAATTTTCAATTCAAATTATGCAGCTTTTTGCCCAAAATAATTTAAATCCAAAGGAAGTTAAAGGGATAATAATTTCATCAGTTGTTCCAAATATAATGCATTCTTTAGAAAATATGGTTAGAAAAAGTTTTAAAATTGAACCAATAATTGTAGGTCCAGGAACAAAAACAGGAATAAACATAAGATATGATAATCCTAAGGAAGTAGGAGCTGATAGGATAGTAAATGCTGTAGCGGCTCATAATAAATACAAAAAAGACCTTATAATTATAGATTTTGGAACTGCAACAACATTTTGTTCTTTAACTAAAGAAGCCAATTATCTTGGAGGATGCATAACACCAGGTATAAGGATATCATCAGATGCCTTATTTGAAAAAGCAGCCAAATTACCTAGAATAGAATTAGAAAAACCTAAACATATAATATGTAAAAATACTGTATCAAGTATGCAGGCTGGAATAATATATGGATACATAGGTCAAGTGGA from Clostridium isatidis harbors:
- a CDS encoding formate--tetrahydrofolate ligase, with the translated sequence MKSDIQIAQEAKMEPIVKIAEKLGLTEDEIELYGKYKCKLSLDILKKNKDKKNGKLVLVTAINPTPAGEGKSTVTVGLGQGLCKMGKNAVIALREPSLGPVFGIKGGAAGGGYSQVVPMEDINLHFTGDMHAITSANNLLAAAIDNHLHQGNSLKIDSRRILFKRVMDMNDRALRNIVVGLGGKINGFPREDGFMITVASEIMAILCLSNSLSELKERMGNILIAYDLDGNPVYARQLGVEGAMALLMKDAIKPNLVQTLENTPAIIHGGPFANIAHGCNSILATKMALKLGDIVVTEAGFGADLGAEKFLDIKCRYGDLSPDCVVIVATIRALKHHGGVSLDELTSSNVEALKRGICNLEKQIENIKKYNVPVVVAINKFSSDSSEEIDFIKNFCNNIGVKAALCDVWSKGGEGALELGEAVCDVMENEVSNFKFLYEVEDTIENKILKIAQEIYGAKGIVLTANAKKQISDLERFNLDKLPICMAKTQYSLSDNPKLLGRPKDFEITVREVKISNGAGFIVALNGDVMTMPGLPKVPAANKMDVTEDGEITGLF
- a CDS encoding type III pantothenate kinase, producing MILLIDVGNTNIVLGLYKEKEQIHGWRISTDLNKTSDEFSIQIMQLFAQNNLNPKEVKGIIISSVVPNIMHSLENMVRKSFKIEPIIVGPGTKTGINIRYDNPKEVGADRIVNAVAAHNKYKKDLIIIDFGTATTFCSLTKEANYLGGCITPGIRISSDALFEKAAKLPRIELEKPKHIICKNTVSSMQAGIIYGYIGQVEYIVKRMKKEMMELGCDEPMVVATGGLSSLIAKGTRIIDKVDPNLTLEGLMMIYEKNKE